AGCCAGCCATGACACCAGCACCGCCACGTCCTTCACGAGCAGCAGGACGGCCAGGATGACCAGAGCGGCGTACAGCGCCTCCATGGTCAGAATGACCGGGCGCGGCAGGTCCGGAGCAAAAAAGGAGCCGCCGAGTTGTTCGTACAGAAGGTACTTCATGCTGGCAGCCAAAAGAGCGACAGCCGCGGCCGCCTTGCCGGGCAACGGCCAGCGCAGGGGAAGAACGAGGCTCAAGAACGCGTACATGAAGAGAAACAAGGATGGGAGAAAGAGTCGCATACAGTCCTGATAGGCTACTGAACAGCCTGCTGGTTGAGGGGTTAGGTGCGTCGGTGATGGGAAATAATCAGTCATGATCCCAGGTCCACTAACCGATGTCGGTTATCTGGTTCGGTATGATGACGCTCGAAATTCCGGGATGTGTCAAGAGATGGTCCCTTCCGTTTCATGATGTCATTTTTGATGTTTAGCTGTGCCTTGTGAAGGAAACCAGGCACGATCCTCCGGGATTGTTGCCCGATTCTCCGGAAAGATTGTCTCGGTGCAAGAACGCTTGCCGGCAATGGAAGGAGGAGGCCGGGAGGCGCGCAGGAGAACCAGGCAAGAAATCAACAGGATTGTGTCTTCATGAGACAGGTCGGGAGTACTACCTACTCATTGATACGTTTGGACGGCCTGGACCAGTTGCGCGAGTGGCAGCCGGGTGTGTCCATGATAGTGATGTCAGGACGCCGAAAAGGCGCACGGGGAATCGAGAATTTGACCTTGAGGAGAGTGTGATGCTGTACAGAAAAATGCCGAAAAACGGTGATGAAAGCGAAGCTGCTGCGGTGGCTTCGCTTTTTTTATCATTGACACATTCCGCGCTTTGATTTTGAAAATATTACTCTGAAGAGGGCACGTTCGCACGACGAGTGAGGGCGGTCCTGCGGCCTGTTCATGGGATGCGCCGCAACGTCTTGTGCAATCAATACATCGGGAAGCAAAGGTGAGTGAACATGGAGAAAGCAAAGGTCTATTTTACCGATTTCCGCACGGTGGCTTTTGGAGACGGACTGCCCACCAAGCTCAAGAAGCTGATCAGAAAAGCCGGGGTCGGTGATATTGATATGGACGGGAAGTTCGTCGCCATCAAGCTGCATTTCGGCGAATTGGGCAATATCAGCTATCTTCGTCCCAATTACGCCAAGGCCGTGGCCGATCTGGTCAAGGAACTCGGTGGCAAGCCGTTTCTGACCGACTGCAACACCATGTATCCGGGCAAGCGCAAGAACGCTCTCGAGCATCTTGAATGCGCTTGGGAAAACGGGTTCTCGCCGCTGTCGGTCGGCTGTCCCATCCTTATCGGGGACGGGCTGAAGGGGACCGACGACATTGCGGTGCCCGTGGTGGGCGGAGAATATGTCAAGGAAGCCAAGATCGGCAGGGCGGTCATGGATGCGGACGTGTTCATCAGCCTGACGCATTTCAAGGGACACGAGATGACCGGCTTCGGCGGGGCCATCAAGAACATCGGCATGGGCTGCGGCTCACGGGCCGGCAAGACCGAGCAGCACAGCGGCGGCAAGGCGTCCATCGACGAGGCCAAATGCCGGGCCTGCATGGCCTGTCTGAAGGAATGCGCCAACGAAGCGCTCCACTTTGACGAGGAAGCGGAAAAGATGCGCGTCAACGAAGACAATTGCGTCGGCTGCGGCCGTTGCCTCGGGGCGTGTAACTTCGACGCCATCGCGTTCAGGAATTTCGCGGCCAACGAGCTTCTGAACAAGCGCATGGCGGAATACACCAAGGCGGTAGTGGATGGCCGTCCGTGTTTCCACATCTCGCTTGTCGTCGATGTCTCCCCCAACTGCGACTGCCACGGGGAAAACGACGCGCCCATCCTGCCCGATCTGGGCATGTTCGCCTCTTTTGATCCGCTCGCCCTGGACCAGGCCTGCGTGGATGCCTGCATGAAGGCGAGGCCCCTTCCGGGCAGCCAGCTCTACGAGAACCTGTTGAAGTCCGATTTCAACGACCATCACGACCACTTCAGGAACTCCACGCCGCAATCGGAATGGCGCTCCTGTCTGGATCATGCGGAAAAGATAGGGCTGGGCACCAGGGACTATGAGCTGATTTTCGTCAAATAAGCCGTGTAGATGAAGGTGGGAAGTCATCGACGCCAGGCAGGCCGAATACGAAACACAAAGCCGGAGGGCAGATGAGCAGCGACAGGTTGGCGGACATCGGAGTTGTCGGACTGGCGGTCATGGGGGAGAATCTTGTGCTCAACATGGAGGGCCAGGGCTTCACCGTGGCCTGCTTCAATCGCACCGTGGCCAGGGTCGATGCGTTCGTAAGCGGGCGCGGCGCGAACAGAAGCATCATCGGCTGTCATAGCCTGGAGCAACTGGTCCGGGCGCTGTCCAAACCACGCAAGGTCATGTGCATGGTCAAGGCCGGCGAGGCGGTGGACGCGTTGATGGCATCCCTCATTCCGTTGCTCGAGCCCGGGGACGTGATCATCGACGGCGGCAATTCCCATTTCCGTGACACCATGCGCCGGATCGACGAAGTCGAAAAGCACGGCCTCCTCTTTGTCGGGGCCGGAATCTCCGGGGGCGAGGAAGGAGCCCTGCACGGCCCGTCCATCATGCCCGGCGGGTCCGAAGGCGCCTGGGACATCATCCGCCCCGTGTTCCAGCGTATCTGCGCCGTGACGCCCGACGGGGAGCCGTGCTGCGAGTGGATGGGCGAGGGCGGAGCCGGGCATTTCGTCAAGATGGTGCACAACGGCATCGAGTACGGCGACATGCAGCTCATCTGCGAAGTCTACCATCTGATGAAGGCCGGGCTCGGGATGTCCAACGAGGAGATGCGCACCGTCTTCTCCCGCTGGAACAAGGGCCGCCTCGATTCGTACCTGATCGAGATCACGGCGGACATTCTCGGTTTCCGCGACGACAAGGGCGCATACCCCCTTGATGCCATCCTCGACGCAGCCCAGCAGAAGGGCACCGGCAAGTGGACGGTGGGCGCGGCCCTCGACGTCGGCCAACCGCTGACGCTCATCGGTGAGGCCGTCTTCGCCCGCTCCCTTTCGGCCCTCAAGGACGAGCGCCTTGCCGCCGCGCAGGTTCTCACAGGCCCCTCTCCATCTGATCTCGATGTGCTGTTCGAAGATTTCGAAGAGGCCCTTTACGCGGCCAAGATCGTTTCCTACGCCCAGGGCTTTCAGCTCCTGCGGGCCCAGGCGCAGGAACAGGGCTGGAAACTCGACTTCGGGAAGATCGCCAGGATATGGCGCGGCGGCTGCATCATCCGCTCCGTCTTCCTGAAGAACATCGAGAGCGCCTTTTCGGGAAACCCGGATCTCGTGAATCTTCTGCTCGCCCCTTTTTTCCGCGATGCGGTCATGCAGGCCCAGACCGGATGGCGGCGCGTCGTGGCGGCGGGGGCCTTGGGCGGCATCCCCGTACCAACCCTCTCGGCCGCACTGGCCTATTTCGACGGCTATCGCGCGGCCGTGCTGCCCGCCAACCTGTTGCAGGCCCAGCGCGATTATTTCGGGGCCCACACCTACGAGAGGACGGACAGTCCCCGTGGCGAGCGTTTTCACACCAACTGGACCGGGCAGGGCGGCGCGACCTCCTCGACGTCCTATGAAGTCTAGGGAGCAAGAGGAATGATAGTTGCGAAAAAATGCGCGCGAGGCCTGGTTGTCGCGATAATGGGGGCCGTTCTGCTTTTCTGGGCTGCGAGCGGGCCTGCGGATGCCGCTGAATTCGATCACGGCCACGGCATCCTCGGCCAGGTTCTCAGGGAGCGGGTCGTCGACGGCCGGGTCGATTACCGGGGGCTCCTGAAATCTCCGACGCTCCTCGATCGCTATCTGCAATCGACGTCCGGCGTCACCGAAGCCCAGTTCAAGGGCTGGAACGAAGGGCAGCAGCTCGCGTTCCTGATCAACCTCTACAACGCGGCCACCCTGCGGCTGATCATCGATCACTACCCGCTGGAGGGTATCAGGGACATCGGTAACATTTTCAAGGGGCCCTGGGATCAGAAGGTGGTCAGCCTGTTTGGAGGAATGATCACCCTCAACCATCTCGAACACGACATCATCCGCAAGGACTACGCCGAGCCGCGCATTCACATCGCCCTGGTCTGCGCGGCCAGAAGCTGCCCGGCACTTCCGAGCTACGCTTTCACGGCCGATGCGCTCGACGGGCAACTGGGCGAACGCGCCCGGCTCTATCTGTCAAGCCCGGAGGGCTTGCGTGTGGACCGCGCTGCCGGGAAGGTCTTTGTTTCGTCCATCTTCAAATGGTATGGGGAGGATTTTGTGCCCGGATTTTCCCGGACGCCGGGTTTCGACGGGTTGAAGGACAAGGAACGGGCGGTCATGCATTTCATCGCACAAAACGTATCCGATGACATGCGCAGCTATTTTTCAGGAGGCGGATACACATTGGGATACATCGATTACAATTGGTCCCTGAACGAACAGGAGGTCGGCCCATGAGCCCCGCCGCACCTTCTCGGCAGGGTAAAGTCGTCAAGATCCTGGCGATTATCGTCGCCGTTGCGCTGTTGCTGACTGCCATCAGGTACTTCGACGTTCAGACCCTGTTGAGGCAGGCCTTGCAGTGGATTTCGGAACTCGGTCCGGCAGGTCCGATCCTTTTTGTGGCCATCTACATCGCAGCCTGCGTGCTGCTCCTGCCCGGGGCTATCCTGACCCTCGGCGCCGGTGCCGTCTTCGGGCTCGCCAAAGGCTTCGTCGCCGTCTCCGTGGGGGCGACCCTGGGCGCGACCTGCGCCTTTCTGGTGGGACGCTACCTGGCCCGTGACTGGGTGGCCGCCAGGATCGCCGGAAGCGAAAAATTCCGGGCCGTGGACGAGGCCGTGGCCCGCGAAGGCTGGAAGATCGTGTTGCTGACGCGTCTGTCGCCAGTCTTTCCTTTCAATATCCTGAACTACGCCTTCGGCCTGACCAAGGTCGGTCTGAAGGATTATTTTCTGGCCTCCTGGATCGGCATGATCCCCGGGACCGTCATGTATGTGTACATCGGCTCCCTGGCCGGGGATCTGGCCAGCCTTGGAGCAGGGGGACGCGAGCGGACAGCCGGGGAGTGGGCTTTGTATGGGGTGGGCTTTCTGGCCACCATCGCCGTGACGGTCGTCGTTACACGTCTGGCCCGCAAGGCGCTGGCCGGCAAAATCGCAGCGTGAAGGAGATTCGTCATGGCGGATTCAAAAGTGCATTCTGTAAAACATGAGCCCCAGGACGAGCACAACAGGACCCTGGAGTCTTTCGTGCGCCCTTCGGGATGGACCAATCCCAGGCCAAAACCCATCTATAACCTGGTGGTGATAGGTGCCGGGACGGCCGGGCTGGTGTGTGCGGCGGGCGCGGCCGGGTTGGGAGCCAAAGTGGCTCTCATCGAGCGGGATTTTCTGGGGGGCGACTGTCTGAATTTCGGTTGCGTGCCGTCCAAGGCTCTGCTCCGGGCTGCGAGGGCCGCGGCGGCCGTGCGGGACGCTGGGGAGTTCGGCGTGAACGTGCCGGAAGGCATTGAAGTCGATTTCGGCCAAATTATGGAGCGCATGCGCAGGCTGCGGGCCGCCATCGCCCCTAACGACTCGGTTCGGCGCTTCCAGGGTCTGGGCGTGGATGTCTTCCTCGGTCCGGGCCGCTTCACGGATCCGCATACCGTGGAGGTCGGCGGGGAGCGCCTGTCCTTGGTCAAGGCGGTGATCGCCACGGGAGCCCGCGCCGCCGCCCCGCCCATCGAAGGGCTGGATACGGTGCGTTATCTGACCAACGAAACGGTCTTCTCCCTGACGAAGCTGCCCAAACGCCTGGCCGTCATCGGCACTGGGCCCGTCGGCTGCGAGCTGGCCCAGGCCTTCGCCCGCTTCGGTTCGGAAGTGCTGCTCATCGAGTCGTCCCGGGGCATCCTGCCCAAGGAGGATCGGGACGCGGCGGAGTTTGTCCGCCAGGCCCTGATCAAGGACGGCGTGAAGCTCCTGTGCTGCGGGAAGGAGGTCAAGGTCTCCCCGGCCGAAGGCGGGCGGATACGCCTCGTGGCGAATGCGGGGGCCGGGAGCTACGACGAGACCGTCGACGAACTGCTCATCGCCGTAGGCCGCAAGCCCAATGTCGAGGGATTGGGCCTGGAAGAGGCCGGGGTTGCGTATTCGGCCAAGGGCGTGCAGGTCGATGACCATCTGCGCACGACCAATCCCGACATCTTCGCCGCCGGGGACGTCTGCTCCCCGTTCCAGTTCACCCACGCCGCGGACTTCATGGCCCGCACGGTCCTGCGCAACGCGCTTTTCAAGGGCCGGGCCAAGGTCAGCGCCCTGACCATCCCCTGGTGTACCTACACGGAGCCCGAGATCGCGCATGTGGGTCTTGGCGAGAAAGAGGCGGCGGAAAAGGGGATTGCCGTGGACACCTTCACCCGGGAATTGCGTGAGGTCGACCGGGCCATCCTCGAAGGGCATACCGACGGTCTGGTGCGGGTGCATGTGCGCAGGGGCACCGACAAGATCGTGGGTGCGACCATCGTCGCCAGCAACGCCGGTGACATGATATCGGAGATATCCCTGGCCATGACGAGCGGGCTGGGCCTCGGGAAGATTGCGAACACCATCCACCCCTACCCGACCCTGGGTGAAGCCATCCGGCAAGTCGGCGACGCCTACAACAGAGGGCGGCTGACGCCGTTGGTCAAGCTCCTGTTTGAAAAGTGGCTGGCCTGGCAGCGAAGGAAGAAGTGATGCCTGGGACCGAACCCTGCTTCAAGCATGAGGGTAACTTCATGGCAAAATAGTAGTTTTCCGATTCATTCCAGCAAATGTCGATACCGTGAATGACTGATGGCCAGGTTCAGGAGGCCTCGACAGCATTTGATTTCCAGCTTTTCTGATGCCGGCAACGGACTTTTTAACGTAACAGACTGGAATTTCTGTGGCAATTTTGGAAAATTTATGGCTTTATGAAACATGTACTGAAGCGACGGATTTGCCGGTCTGATCATGTGGGAGCTGTTGCAAGGGATGCACGAAGGAGGCTGGGTTCATGAAGCAGTCACAGACGGAATGCGGCGCAAGATTGTCCGCAAACATTTCGGGGCAGCAATGAAGCGGAGCCTGATAGGCGTGTTGCCGCTCATGGTTCTTCTGGCCGCGTTTTCCGTCTGCGCGGAGCCGCTCAGGCTGAGCACGCTGGAATGGCCTCCTTTCGTTGGCCAGGATCTTCCGGATCAGGGAACGACCAGCGCCCGCGTGCGCAGCATCTGCGCCGTCGCGGGGCTGGATCTTGCCGTGTCCTTTCTGCCCTGGAAGCGGGTGCTCATGGAGGCCCGCGCCGGGCTCGCCCAAGGCTACTTTCCCGAATACCGCTCGGCGGACCGAGAAAAGGAATTTCATTTCTCGAAGGCGGTCGGGTGCAGCGTGGTGGGGTTGGTGCATCGGCGTGACGTGACGCTGGACTGGGTCCGCTTGGAGGACCTGGGCTCCTACCGCCTCGGCGTTGTGGATGGGTATGTGAACACCGAGGAGTTCGACCGTCTCGTGAGTGCAGGCGTCATCAGCCCCGTCAAATGCAACTCCGATGAGATGGCCCTGCGCATGCTCGAGGTTGGGAGGATCGACGCGGTCGTCATGGACCGGGCCGTGTTCAGGCATCTTTCAGGCAGGGCGGAAGCGTCGCAAACACCATCCCCCCTGGTCTTTGCCGCTAAAATCCTCACCGTACACTCGCTGCATGTCTGTTTTCCCCGGACTCCCGCCGGAAAGGCGCTGGTGGAGCGTTTCGACCGCGCGATCGTGTCCGGCGGGCTTGAGCTCATATGTGCCTCCTCGACCGAGGACCGCCACTGATTTCCTGCCGCGCACCTTTCCCTTGTTCGGGTCACCACCTCCCGGAATGTTTTTTTCCGTTGCGCTTTCCCGAGGGAGCCGGGAAACCTGCTAGCGCAGTCCCAGGATGCCGCGCTGTCCGAGCTGGCGGATGAACATGGCCACGGCCTGCTCGGCCTCTGCCGGAAGGCAGGAATAGTGCTTGGCAAGCTGGCGCGCCAGATCGTCCACCGAGGCCGTGCCGTCGATGCGGTTCCAGACGAAAGTGCCCATGGCGTCAAGCTCCAGGGTGCGCATGGGCAGGGTGACGGAGGGGGGTAGAAGCCGGGCCAGCCAAGGCTTCAAGGTGGCCGGGTGGCTGATGCGGACCAGACCTTGGTCCGAGACGATGGTCCGGATTCCGGGCATGGGCACGGGTACGGCGGAGAGGGCGTCAGCCTTGGATTGCGATTGCTGCATACGCCGCGAATGTCCTTTCGAAGTCCGGTGCCGGGACGAGGCAGCCGTGTTCCGTGAGAATCAGGATCTTGTTCCCGGCTTCGTCATGCCGGATGCCGCCCCGGATTTGACCCGGGTTGAAGGGGAGCCTGGCCAGGATGCGCCGCCATGGCGAGGCTGGATCGGCAAAGCGCGCTTGCGTGGAGTCGTTTGAACTGACGCTCAATTCACGACCGTGTTCGCGCAGGATTTTTTTTTCGAGCCACGCTTCAAGGGCAGTTTCTGCCAGAAGCACGCTGGCCGGTGCAAGACGCTCAAAGACAAGCCTTGAGCGGGCGATGGAGAACTCCAGCCTGAAAGCGCCGGGGCGAAACGAAGCCTTGTCCAGGACCGCATGCGGCGGAGTTTCGAGCCGCAGGTCGTAGCAGCGCCAGCTGCGCCATGCATCGGGGGGGGTCCAGTCCAGCGACTCCAATACCGAGCGGAGCAGGGCCTGCGGCGGGGGAGCGGAAAATAGGGCGGCGACAACCGCCTTTTTTTCCGTCGGATGCAGCACAAAAAGCCTGGGCTCGGCGGAGGGGGCGGCCCAGACCTCGCCCCTCAACCTGCTGGCCCGCGACGCACGAAAGGGAGTCAGACTTGCGTCGCCGATTCCCGAAGCCTTGAGCAGCCGTGGGCCGTCCTTGTCCGGACTGAAGATGGACTTTTCCGGGCCGAAGCGCAGATCAAGGACCGGCAGGTCCGTCCCGGCAAGCCGCACAAAGCCGCGATCCAGGATCACGGGTTGCATGCCGGCCGGTATCTCCAGTCGCAGGCCGTCCCAGCCGAGCGAACCGGTCATTGCGGGATGAGCAGCCGGTAGTCGAGCTTGTTCGCGGGGGTCGGATGGCGACCGTTTCGAGCCTCGGATTCATTCCTGGCGTCCCGGCAGGCGGCTTCGCTGAGCCACAGGGAGCGCAGGGTCATCTTCACGAAATTGCCCGTCTTGGAGCTTTCGTCCCTGCTGTGGGTCAGTTCGAGATTGACCTGCTCACCTTCGGAGTTGATGAAGCTCCATTTCCAGGACATTACCGTCTGAAAGGGATCGCCGCGCCATTCGAGAGGCTTGCCGAAACGATCCTGGTAGCGATTCAGCAGGTTGTCGAAGAACCCGCGGGTTGCATCCTCGAATTTTAGCTTGATGCGCACGATCCGGCCGACCTGATCGCAGTTGGCGTACGCCACGGTGCCCCCCCTGATGCCGGGAGCGTAGTAGGGACTGAGTTCGACCTCGATCAGGTGCCGCTCCTGGGAAAGGGGGATCTTTGTATGTATCTCGCAGATGTCGTGGATGCTGGAGACGTCCTCGCCGAGAACGATGCCTCCCAGGGACGTCGGAAAAACTTCGGCCTGGACAGAGGTGGCCATGAACAGCCAAAGAAGAAGTATGCAGCGTTTCATGCACACGATCCTATTCCAGTCCCGCGCAGGTTGTCCAGCCGCGAACGGGGGGAGGAGTTTCTCGTGACCAGAGTCCTCGTGTATTACGGCTTAATGCTCTTGGTGCTGACCTTTTACGGCGGCCAGGTCTGACCTTTCGTCGACTCGCTTCCGGTCTGGAAGTTCTTCATCACCCTGGCCGCGCACCTTGCCGTCGCCCTGGCCCTGCGGCAGCTCCTCATCCCCCGGCTGGTCAAGCCTCTGCCCGTGCCGCGGCAGTCGACACGCCTGCTGTTCCTGGACTTCGCCCTCTTCGTGGGCGCGGGTCTGGCTGTGGGCGTGTATCATCATCTTTTCTGGGGGTTTCCGGTCTTCAGCGGCGTGGAGATCATCATAGGTTTCGCCACTATCGGCCTTTTCGCCGCCCTGGATCTGAGTCTGGAGTGGGAGCACCGCGTCATTGCACACACGGACATGGCCGAAGTCCACCGTCCCGGCCCAGCCTCCTTCTTTCCCCAGACCCGGCGTTTCGCCTACCTCTCCTCAGGGATCATCATCTTCGTAACCATGGTTCTGCTCGCTCTGCTCATGCGCGACATCACTTGGCTCGAGGCCCAGGAAAAGGCCGCTCAGGACCTGTCCACCCTGCTGTGGGCCGTGATCTGGGAAGTGCTTTTCGTCATGGGCATCCTGCTGGTCATGACCCTGATCCTGGTCTTTTCCTATGCCCGCAATCTGAAGCTCCTCTTCCGCAACCAGACCTCGGTCCTGGAAATGGTCAGCCGCGGCCGTCTGGATACCAAGGTCCCCGTGGTGACCAACGACGAGTTCGCGGTCATCGCCGGGCACACCAACGTCATGATCGATCGCCTGGTGGAGCGGGAGCGGATGGTGCATGGCCTGGAGTTGGCCCGGCAGATCCAGGCGAATCTGCTGCCGACCGCCTCGCCCTACCTGCCGGGCCTGCAGCTCTACGGGGCCAGTGTCTTCTGTGAGGAGACGGGCGGGGATTTCTACGATTTCATGGTCCGCGACGGCGTCGGCGGACCGGAGTTGGTGGCGGTCATCGGCGACGTGACCGGACACGGCGTGGGCGCGGCCCTGCTCATGGCTTCCATCAGGGCTTACCTGAAAGCCCTGCTCCTGCAGGGACTGGACCTGGCCGAGGTCATGACGCGCGCCAACTCTCTCATCCACGCGGATGTGGACGACAGCGGCAATTTTGTCACCGCCTTCGTGCTGTCCTACTGTCCGGACACGCGCCGGGCCGCCTGGGTCGGGGCCGGGCACGACCCTGCCTGGTTCGTCGCCGAGGGTGGCACGGTCAGTCGCAGTCTGGCTGGCCGGGACATTCCCCTCGGGGTCACGCCGGGCTGGGAGTACACGGAACTTTCGGAGGAGCTGGAAAAGGGCGTGCTCGTCATGGGCACAGACGGAATTTGGGAGGCCGGGATAGAAGGGAAGGGGATGTTCGGCAAGGAGCGGCTTTTGAGTGTGGTCAGACGGAACCTGCAGGCGTCGCCTCAGGACCTCGCCTCGCGCATCCTGGACGCCGTGGATGCGTACACCGAAAACGCCCGCGTCGAGGACGACCGGACAGTGGTCATTGCCCGTCTGGCATAGCAGGCCGCCTCAAAAACGGCGATCTGCTGCGTCAGCGGGAAAAGCCAGGACGCGCAGTGTATTGCGCATACATAAGCGGTCTGGCTTTTTTCGATTCCTTGCGTCTCACCATTTTTGAACGGCCTGCGAATTTTGATTTTTTCAACAGTCAGAGCAGGTCGACCTCCCGCAGGGCCATCGCCATGTCGGGGCACATGGCGAAGATGCGGTCGTAGCCTGAGATGTCGAAGATCTCGGCAATGTAGTCCCGGACGCCGCAGATCAGGACCTGCCCGCCGCGTGGGTTCAGACGCTGGTAGCTCATGAC
The window above is part of the Deltaproteobacteria bacterium HGW-Deltaproteobacteria-18 genome. Proteins encoded here:
- a CDS encoding 4Fe-4S ferredoxin codes for the protein MEKAKVYFTDFRTVAFGDGLPTKLKKLIRKAGVGDIDMDGKFVAIKLHFGELGNISYLRPNYAKAVADLVKELGGKPFLTDCNTMYPGKRKNALEHLECAWENGFSPLSVGCPILIGDGLKGTDDIAVPVVGGEYVKEAKIGRAVMDADVFISLTHFKGHEMTGFGGAIKNIGMGCGSRAGKTEQHSGGKASIDEAKCRACMACLKECANEALHFDEEAEKMRVNEDNCVGCGRCLGACNFDAIAFRNFAANELLNKRMAEYTKAVVDGRPCFHISLVVDVSPNCDCHGENDAPILPDLGMFASFDPLALDQACVDACMKARPLPGSQLYENLLKSDFNDHHDHFRNSTPQSEWRSCLDHAEKIGLGTRDYELIFVK
- a CDS encoding phosphogluconate dehydrogenase (NADP(+)-dependent, decarboxylating) (catalyzes the formation of D-ribulose 5-phosphate from 6-phospho-D-gluconate); translation: MSSDRLADIGVVGLAVMGENLVLNMEGQGFTVACFNRTVARVDAFVSGRGANRSIIGCHSLEQLVRALSKPRKVMCMVKAGEAVDALMASLIPLLEPGDVIIDGGNSHFRDTMRRIDEVEKHGLLFVGAGISGGEEGALHGPSIMPGGSEGAWDIIRPVFQRICAVTPDGEPCCEWMGEGGAGHFVKMVHNGIEYGDMQLICEVYHLMKAGLGMSNEEMRTVFSRWNKGRLDSYLIEITADILGFRDDKGAYPLDAILDAAQQKGTGKWTVGAALDVGQPLTLIGEAVFARSLSALKDERLAAAQVLTGPSPSDLDVLFEDFEEALYAAKIVSYAQGFQLLRAQAQEQGWKLDFGKIARIWRGGCIIRSVFLKNIESAFSGNPDLVNLLLAPFFRDAVMQAQTGWRRVVAAGALGGIPVPTLSAALAYFDGYRAAVLPANLLQAQRDYFGAHTYERTDSPRGERFHTNWTGQGGATSSTSYEV
- a CDS encoding DUF547 domain-containing protein, with product MIVAKKCARGLVVAIMGAVLLFWAASGPADAAEFDHGHGILGQVLRERVVDGRVDYRGLLKSPTLLDRYLQSTSGVTEAQFKGWNEGQQLAFLINLYNAATLRLIIDHYPLEGIRDIGNIFKGPWDQKVVSLFGGMITLNHLEHDIIRKDYAEPRIHIALVCAARSCPALPSYAFTADALDGQLGERARLYLSSPEGLRVDRAAGKVFVSSIFKWYGEDFVPGFSRTPGFDGLKDKERAVMHFIAQNVSDDMRSYFSGGGYTLGYIDYNWSLNEQEVGP
- a CDS encoding mercuric reductase, encoding MADSKVHSVKHEPQDEHNRTLESFVRPSGWTNPRPKPIYNLVVIGAGTAGLVCAAGAAGLGAKVALIERDFLGGDCLNFGCVPSKALLRAARAAAAVRDAGEFGVNVPEGIEVDFGQIMERMRRLRAAIAPNDSVRRFQGLGVDVFLGPGRFTDPHTVEVGGERLSLVKAVIATGARAAAPPIEGLDTVRYLTNETVFSLTKLPKRLAVIGTGPVGCELAQAFARFGSEVLLIESSRGILPKEDRDAAEFVRQALIKDGVKLLCCGKEVKVSPAEGGRIRLVANAGAGSYDETVDELLIAVGRKPNVEGLGLEEAGVAYSAKGVQVDDHLRTTNPDIFAAGDVCSPFQFTHAADFMARTVLRNALFKGRAKVSALTIPWCTYTEPEIAHVGLGEKEAAEKGIAVDTFTRELREVDRAILEGHTDGLVRVHVRRGTDKIVGATIVASNAGDMISEISLAMTSGLGLGKIANTIHPYPTLGEAIRQVGDAYNRGRLTPLVKLLFEKWLAWQRRKK
- a CDS encoding succinate dehydrogenase → MWELLQGMHEGGWVHEAVTDGMRRKIVRKHFGAAMKRSLIGVLPLMVLLAAFSVCAEPLRLSTLEWPPFVGQDLPDQGTTSARVRSICAVAGLDLAVSFLPWKRVLMEARAGLAQGYFPEYRSADREKEFHFSKAVGCSVVGLVHRRDVTLDWVRLEDLGSYRLGVVDGYVNTEEFDRLVSAGVISPVKCNSDEMALRMLEVGRIDAVVMDRAVFRHLSGRAEASQTPSPLVFAAKILTVHSLHVCFPRTPAGKALVERFDRAIVSGGLELICASSTEDRH
- a CDS encoding PqqD family protein; the protein is MQQSQSKADALSAVPVPMPGIRTIVSDQGLVRISHPATLKPWLARLLPPSVTLPMRTLELDAMGTFVWNRIDGTASVDDLARQLAKHYSCLPAEAEQAVAMFIRQLGQRGILGLR
- a CDS encoding stage II sporulation protein E, which codes for MPRQSTRLLFLDFALFVGAGLAVGVYHHLFWGFPVFSGVEIIIGFATIGLFAALDLSLEWEHRVIAHTDMAEVHRPGPASFFPQTRRFAYLSSGIIIFVTMVLLALLMRDITWLEAQEKAAQDLSTLLWAVIWEVLFVMGILLVMTLILVFSYARNLKLLFRNQTSVLEMVSRGRLDTKVPVVTNDEFAVIAGHTNVMIDRLVERERMVHGLELARQIQANLLPTASPYLPGLQLYGASVFCEETGGDFYDFMVRDGVGGPELVAVIGDVTGHGVGAALLMASIRAYLKALLLQGLDLAEVMTRANSLIHADVDDSGNFVTAFVLSYCPDTRRAAWVGAGHDPAWFVAEGGTVSRSLAGRDIPLGVTPGWEYTELSEELEKGVLVMGTDGIWEAGIEGKGMFGKERLLSVVRRNLQASPQDLASRILDAVDAYTENARVEDDRTVVIARLA